In a genomic window of Halalkalicoccus sp. CG83:
- a CDS encoding metal-dependent hydrolase, with protein MMNTTHGAVGVALASVTVVLLPEFAVVAAVAALLGSVFPDLDLFAGVHRRTLHFPVLGWVVALPATAWAALSPSAASVSVAFFSLGAAAHAAMDAAGAGHELRPWDRTSEQAVYAHVPGRWIAPRRWIRYDGAPEDLGLMSLATVPTLLLYTGPVRAIMLAALGISAVYTLIRKRMPELTPEWLK; from the coding sequence ATGATGAACACCACCCACGGGGCGGTCGGCGTCGCGTTGGCCTCCGTCACCGTGGTCCTCCTCCCGGAGTTCGCCGTCGTCGCCGCGGTCGCCGCGCTGCTGGGGAGCGTCTTCCCCGACCTCGACCTGTTCGCCGGCGTCCACCGGCGGACGCTTCACTTTCCCGTCCTCGGCTGGGTCGTCGCCCTGCCCGCGACGGCCTGGGCGGCGCTCTCGCCCTCTGCGGCGAGCGTCAGCGTCGCCTTCTTCTCGCTCGGAGCGGCCGCCCACGCCGCGATGGACGCCGCCGGCGCGGGCCACGAGCTTCGGCCCTGGGATCGGACCTCCGAGCAGGCGGTCTACGCGCACGTCCCCGGCCGGTGGATCGCCCCCCGGCGCTGGATCCGGTACGACGGTGCCCCCGAGGACCTGGGACTGATGAGCCTGGCAACGGTGCCGACGCTGCTCCTCTACACCGGCCCCGTGCGGGCGATCATGCTCGCCGCGCTCGGGATCTCGGCCGTCTACACGCTCATCCGAAAGCGAATGCCCGAGCTCACGCCCGAGTGGCTGAAGTGA
- a CDS encoding HAD family hydrolase yields MDATFWDIGGVILDSSSVRTAHERFVAELCERRELGDPDAVLETWRAELGAHFREREGTEFRSAREGYERAMAAVGDVPADEWEPIFERALRESIEANPGAVETIEALSERDLHLGVISDVDTAEGRRILETFGVLDRFDSITTSEMVGRTKPDSAMFEAALDAAGVEPERSLMIGDRYPHDMEGAKRAGMRTAAYGADDGPAVDHRLTDLREILEIV; encoded by the coding sequence ATGGACGCGACCTTCTGGGACATCGGCGGCGTGATCCTCGACAGCTCCTCCGTTCGGACGGCCCACGAACGGTTCGTCGCGGAGCTCTGTGAACGCCGGGAACTCGGGGATCCCGACGCGGTGCTCGAGACCTGGCGCGCGGAGCTCGGCGCCCACTTCCGCGAGCGCGAGGGAACCGAGTTCCGCTCGGCTCGCGAGGGCTACGAGCGGGCGATGGCCGCGGTCGGCGACGTCCCGGCCGATGAGTGGGAGCCGATATTCGAACGCGCCCTCCGGGAGTCGATCGAAGCCAACCCCGGCGCGGTCGAGACCATCGAGGCCCTCTCCGAGCGCGATCTCCACCTGGGCGTGATCAGCGACGTCGACACCGCGGAGGGGCGGCGAATCCTGGAGACGTTCGGCGTCCTCGACCGGTTCGACTCGATCACCACCTCCGAGATGGTCGGTCGGACCAAGCCCGACTCCGCGATGTTCGAGGCGGCGCTCGACGCCGCCGGGGTCGAACCCGAGCGCTCGCTGATGATCGGGGATCGCTACCCCCACGACATGGAAGGGGCGAAGCGCGCGGGCATGCGGACGGCGGCCTACGGCGCCGACGACGGACCGGCCGTCGATCACCGCCTGACCGACCTGCGCGAGATCCTCGAGATCGTCTGA
- a CDS encoding creatininase family protein — MSSSSVLLEEHTWPEVEAALEAGTRTAVIAVGSIEQHGPHLPLVMDALAGDELSRRIAERLGDAIAAPTIRPGCSGHHMAFPGTITIPPETLMDLVRSYCRSLDAHGFEHVVLLPTHGGNFAPVETVAPEIAREIDASVITLADLEENMRLMNEGLREAGVEYQEPVIHAGAAETAIVLAVAEGLVRIDELRAGHEGEVSVPRLLNEGFDAISESGVLGDPREATSEAGEAILERMTDAYAERIEAERDAV, encoded by the coding sequence ATGTCGTCCAGTTCGGTGCTCCTCGAGGAGCACACGTGGCCGGAGGTCGAGGCGGCGCTCGAGGCGGGAACCCGGACGGCGGTGATCGCCGTGGGCTCGATCGAACAGCACGGACCACACCTGCCCCTGGTCATGGACGCGCTCGCGGGCGACGAACTCTCGCGGCGCATCGCCGAACGGCTGGGCGACGCGATCGCGGCCCCCACGATCCGACCCGGCTGCTCGGGCCACCACATGGCGTTCCCGGGAACGATCACGATACCCCCCGAAACGCTGATGGATCTCGTCCGCTCGTACTGTCGGTCGCTCGACGCACACGGTTTCGAACACGTCGTCCTCCTCCCCACTCACGGCGGGAACTTCGCGCCGGTCGAGACGGTCGCGCCCGAGATCGCCCGGGAGATCGACGCGAGCGTGATCACGCTCGCGGACCTCGAGGAGAACATGCGGCTGATGAACGAGGGGCTGCGCGAGGCCGGCGTGGAGTACCAGGAGCCGGTGATCCACGCAGGGGCGGCCGAGACGGCGATCGTCCTCGCGGTCGCGGAGGGACTCGTCCGAATCGACGAGCTCCGCGCCGGTCACGAGGGCGAGGTCTCGGTTCCACGGCTGCTGAACGAGGGGTTCGACGCGATCAGCGAGAGCGGCGTCCTCGGCGACCCCCGCGAGGCGACCTCCGAGGCCGGCGAGGCCATCCTCGAACGGATGACGGACGCGTACGCCGAGCGAATCGAGGCCGAGCGCGACGCCGTCTGA
- the cofH gene encoding 7,8-didemethyl-8-hydroxy-5-deazariboflavin synthase subunit CofH, which translates to MAVEPETAREFAFDHRAVTDQSFENALEKARAGDRLSVADGTELLATGTDHEGIDPERKERVLEAADARRAEVVGEEVTFVANLNNNVTTACNTGCLFCNFKDTASNFERASEVEHPGFTKTPAESREIVADALELGIYEVCSVSGLHPAFALDGEHLEILRSAADDRELNFEPPERYETDPGTYVEQMEAMSVGGVHLHSMTPEEAYHARRGTDWSYEEVYSQLAEAGLDSVPGTAAEILVDEVREVICPGKIGTDEWERAIEAAANVGLDTTATIMYGHVENEAHRAMHLKRIRDLQDRTGAITEFVPLSFVHHDTPLYERGVVSGGASTDEDELMIAVSRLFLDNVENVQSSWVKYGDQQGLKMLSCGANDFMGTILSEEITKRAGGEYGEFRDVSDLVEMIASVGRVPVERSTDYRTKRRVELHGGPYGPMLGPEADGTPMTR; encoded by the coding sequence ATGGCCGTCGAGCCCGAAACCGCCCGCGAGTTCGCGTTCGATCACCGTGCGGTGACCGACCAGTCGTTCGAGAACGCGCTCGAGAAGGCACGCGCGGGCGATCGGCTCTCGGTTGCGGACGGGACGGAGCTCCTCGCGACGGGCACCGACCACGAAGGGATCGACCCCGAACGAAAGGAACGGGTGCTCGAGGCCGCCGACGCCCGCCGTGCCGAGGTCGTCGGCGAGGAGGTCACCTTCGTCGCGAACCTCAACAACAACGTCACCACGGCGTGCAACACCGGCTGTCTGTTCTGTAACTTCAAGGACACCGCGAGCAACTTCGAGCGCGCCTCGGAGGTCGAGCACCCCGGCTTTACGAAGACGCCAGCCGAATCGAGGGAGATCGTCGCCGACGCGCTCGAACTAGGGATCTACGAGGTCTGTTCGGTCTCGGGGCTACATCCGGCGTTCGCGCTCGACGGCGAACACCTCGAGATCCTACGTAGCGCGGCCGACGACCGCGAACTGAACTTCGAGCCGCCGGAGCGCTACGAGACGGACCCCGGGACGTACGTCGAGCAGATGGAGGCGATGAGCGTCGGCGGCGTCCACCTCCACTCGATGACGCCCGAGGAGGCCTACCACGCCCGCCGGGGGACCGACTGGAGCTACGAGGAGGTGTACAGCCAGCTGGCCGAAGCGGGACTTGACAGCGTTCCCGGGACGGCCGCGGAGATCCTCGTCGACGAGGTTCGCGAGGTGATCTGCCCGGGGAAGATCGGCACCGACGAGTGGGAGCGGGCGATCGAGGCCGCCGCGAACGTCGGGCTCGACACGACGGCGACGATAATGTACGGCCACGTCGAGAACGAGGCCCACCGCGCGATGCACCTGAAGCGGATCCGCGACCTGCAGGACCGTACCGGCGCGATCACCGAGTTCGTCCCCCTCTCGTTCGTTCACCACGACACGCCGCTCTACGAGCGCGGGGTCGTCTCGGGCGGCGCGAGCACCGACGAGGACGAACTGATGATCGCCGTCTCCCGACTGTTCCTCGACAACGTCGAGAACGTCCAGTCGAGCTGGGTGAAGTACGGCGACCAGCAGGGCCTGAAGATGCTCTCGTGTGGCGCGAACGACTTCATGGGGACGATCCTCTCGGAGGAGATCACCAAGCGCGCGGGCGGCGAGTACGGCGAGTTCCGCGACGTCTCAGACCTGGTGGAGATGATCGCCTCGGTAGGAAGAGTGCCCGTCGAGCGCTCGACGGATTATCGAACGAAGCGACGGGTGGAGCTCCACGGCGGTCCGTACGGGCCGATGTTGGGTCCGGAGGCGGACGGGACGCCGATGACGCGATGA
- a CDS encoding tubulin/FtsZ family protein, producing the protein MKLAMIGFGQAGGKIVDRFLAHDDRHGSDVVRAAIAVNTARADLLGLEHVPDGNCVLIGQSRVKGHGVGADNELGARVAEEDVDEIQGAIDAIPTHEIDAFLIVAGMGGGTGSGGAPVLAKHLKRIYTEPVYGLGVLPGEEEGGIYTLNAARSLQTFVREVDNLLVFDNDAWRQTGESVESGYREINEEIVTRFGILFGAGEISAGDEVAESVVDSSEIINTLAGGGVSTVGYASEPLSDEEAGGGLLSRFTRGNDDGIDSAHTTNRITSLVRKAALGRLTLPCEVEGTERALLVMAGPPRHLNRKGIERGRRWIEEQTGSMEVRGGDYPVSGAREVSAVLLLSGVNDVPRIRELQRVAIEAQENIEEIRAGSARNLERLVNDESDELDPLF; encoded by the coding sequence ATGAAACTCGCGATGATCGGATTCGGACAGGCCGGCGGAAAGATCGTCGACCGTTTTCTGGCCCACGACGACCGGCACGGAAGCGACGTCGTCCGCGCGGCGATCGCGGTCAACACCGCGCGGGCCGACCTGCTCGGGCTCGAGCACGTCCCCGACGGGAACTGCGTACTCATCGGCCAGTCGCGCGTGAAGGGCCACGGCGTCGGCGCCGACAACGAGTTGGGCGCGCGGGTCGCCGAGGAGGACGTCGACGAGATCCAGGGTGCGATCGACGCGATTCCGACCCACGAGATCGACGCGTTCCTGATCGTCGCCGGGATGGGCGGCGGCACCGGAAGCGGCGGCGCGCCCGTTCTGGCGAAGCACCTGAAGCGGATCTACACCGAGCCGGTCTACGGGCTGGGCGTGCTCCCCGGCGAGGAGGAGGGGGGCATCTACACGCTGAACGCCGCTCGGTCGCTACAGACGTTCGTCCGCGAGGTCGACAACCTGCTCGTCTTCGACAACGACGCCTGGCGACAGACGGGCGAGTCGGTCGAGAGCGGCTACCGGGAGATCAACGAGGAGATCGTCACCCGGTTCGGCATCCTCTTCGGCGCCGGCGAGATAAGCGCGGGCGACGAGGTCGCCGAGAGCGTCGTCGACTCGAGCGAGATCATCAACACCCTCGCGGGCGGGGGCGTCTCCACCGTCGGCTACGCATCAGAACCTCTCTCGGACGAGGAGGCCGGCGGCGGACTGCTCTCGCGTTTCACCCGCGGGAACGACGACGGGATCGACAGTGCCCACACGACCAACCGGATCACCAGCCTCGTCCGGAAGGCGGCACTCGGCCGGCTGACGCTGCCCTGCGAGGTCGAGGGGACCGAACGCGCCCTGCTGGTGATGGCCGGCCCACCCCGCCATCTCAACCGGAAGGGAATCGAGCGCGGGCGGAGGTGGATCGAGGAGCAGACCGGCAGCATGGAGGTCCGCGGGGGCGACTACCCCGTCTCCGGGGCCCGCGAGGTCTCCGCCGTGCTGTTGCTCTCGGGGGTCAACGACGTCCCGCGGATCCGCGAGCTTCAACGCGTCGCCATCGAGGCCCAGGAGAACATCGAGGAGATCCGTGCGGGGAGCGCTCGCAACCTCGAACGCCTGGTCAACGACGAGAGCGACGAACTCGATCCCCTCTTCTGA
- a CDS encoding NAD-dependent deacylase, whose amino-acid sequence MDETLDRLASAIRRADSTVALTGAGVSTASGIPDFRGESGIWGTRFDPADFRIGRFRSDPAGFWTDRLDLHEAMFPGEVEPNPAHEALAELESAGRLDAVITQNTDGLHQRAGSERVLELHGNARRVVCMDCERKSDAAPVRERVRDGERPPRCECGGLLKPDVVLFGESLPEAILADARRRASESDVFLAIGSSLSVEPAASLPRAASRRGTLAILNLDPTPHDSLAAVVVRADVTEALPALVERLS is encoded by the coding sequence ATGGACGAGACGCTCGACCGGCTGGCGAGCGCGATTCGCCGGGCCGACTCGACGGTCGCGCTGACGGGCGCGGGGGTCAGCACCGCGTCGGGGATCCCCGACTTCCGCGGCGAATCGGGGATCTGGGGGACGCGGTTCGACCCCGCCGACTTCCGCATCGGACGGTTCCGCTCGGATCCGGCGGGGTTCTGGACCGATCGACTCGACCTCCACGAGGCGATGTTCCCCGGCGAGGTCGAGCCCAATCCCGCCCACGAGGCGCTCGCGGAACTGGAGTCGGCGGGCCGTCTCGACGCCGTGATCACCCAGAACACCGACGGGCTCCACCAACGAGCGGGCTCCGAGCGCGTTCTGGAGCTCCACGGCAACGCTCGGCGAGTCGTCTGCATGGACTGTGAACGTAAATCGGACGCCGCCCCCGTCCGGGAGCGCGTTCGCGACGGCGAACGGCCGCCGCGGTGTGAGTGTGGCGGACTCCTCAAACCCGACGTAGTGCTGTTCGGCGAGTCGCTGCCCGAGGCGATCCTCGCGGACGCCCGGCGGCGTGCGAGCGAAAGCGACGTCTTCCTCGCGATCGGCTCCTCGCTCAGCGTCGAGCCGGCGGCGTCGCTTCCGCGGGCCGCATCCCGGCGGGGAACGCTCGCGATACTCAACCTCGATCCGACGCCGCACGACTCGCTGGCTGCTGTCGTGGTGCGGGCGGACGTGACCGAGGCGCTGCCCGCGCTGGTCGAACGCCTGTCGTAG
- a CDS encoding twin-arginine translocation signal domain-containing protein — MTDQNPSERTRRTFMKGAAATGVAATGITAFSGSAAAQDPGDFDVDTSRLNVNEQTGNVRGLIVLNNVNVDVIDDVTLQDINVEIITTDGGDINILQDIEVSRLIQTNGGDVLRLVIQDNIRDILQNFDDLIVQVTVLGESSVSEL, encoded by the coding sequence ATGACAGACCAAAACCCATCCGAGCGAACCCGTCGAACGTTCATGAAAGGAGCCGCCGCGACTGGCGTCGCGGCTACAGGTATTACGGCATTCAGCGGGAGTGCTGCTGCGCAGGACCCCGGGGACTTCGACGTCGATACTAGCCGACTCAACGTCAATGAACAGACCGGCAATGTGCGCGGTCTGATCGTTCTCAACAACGTCAACGTCGACGTCATTGACGACGTCACACTTCAGGACATTAACGTGGAGATCATCACCACTGACGGCGGAGATATCAACATCCTCCAAGACATCGAAGTCTCCCGTTTGATCCAGACGAACGGCGGCGATGTCCTTCGTCTGGTCATCCAGGACAACATTCGAGACATCCTGCAGAACTTCGACGATCTCATCGTGCAGGTCACCGTTCTCGGCGAGTCGAGCGTCAGCGAGCTCTAA
- a CDS encoding phosphoribosylaminoimidazolesuccinocarboxamide synthase: MTSVKRFRIDREPTADALGRGAFVFTDAYSVFDWGPMPDEVPRKGASLCTMGAFNFERLEGAGVPTHYRGVGEGDEHGPLAGRSTPPTAMAIDLTRVPDLPHDGREYDYDAYHEVGGGNYLIPLEIVFRNRVPEGSSLRRRTDPADHGLALEAWPDEAVDLEEPIVEFSTKYEESDRYLDREEADRIAGRADLADLESLARKVNRVVTEQAESSGFVHEDGKIECLYFDGEIRVADVVGTFDENRFSYGGQEVSKEVLRQYHKRTQSEWVAAVREAKSEAEHRDVADWRPLCTREPEPLPAEVVDLASELYAAGTNAYTGEDWFAAPPLEGVVERVRRLD; encoded by the coding sequence ATGACGAGCGTTAAACGGTTCCGAATCGACCGCGAGCCGACCGCCGACGCGCTGGGACGGGGTGCGTTCGTCTTCACCGACGCCTACTCCGTCTTCGACTGGGGGCCGATGCCCGACGAGGTGCCACGGAAGGGAGCGAGCCTCTGTACGATGGGCGCGTTCAACTTCGAGCGCCTGGAGGGGGCGGGGGTCCCGACCCACTACCGCGGGGTGGGAGAGGGCGACGAACACGGCCCGTTGGCGGGGCGTTCAACCCCGCCGACGGCGATGGCTATCGACCTCACGCGGGTGCCGGACCTCCCCCACGACGGCCGCGAGTACGACTACGACGCCTACCACGAGGTCGGTGGAGGGAACTACCTGATCCCCCTGGAGATCGTCTTTCGAAACCGCGTGCCCGAGGGCTCGAGCCTGCGTCGACGGACCGACCCCGCCGACCACGGCCTCGCTCTCGAGGCGTGGCCCGACGAGGCCGTCGACCTCGAGGAGCCGATCGTCGAGTTCTCGACGAAGTACGAGGAATCGGACCGGTATCTCGATCGCGAGGAGGCAGACCGGATCGCCGGCCGTGCCGATCTCGCGGACCTCGAGTCGCTCGCCCGGAAGGTCAACCGCGTCGTCACCGAGCAGGCCGAGTCGAGCGGGTTCGTCCACGAGGACGGCAAGATCGAGTGTCTCTACTTCGACGGCGAGATCCGCGTCGCGGACGTCGTCGGCACGTTCGACGAGAACCGCTTCTCCTACGGGGGCCAGGAGGTCTCGAAGGAGGTCCTCCGCCAGTACCACAAACGTACCCAGTCCGAGTGGGTCGCCGCCGTCCGGGAGGCGAAGTCCGAGGCCGAACACCGCGACGTCGCGGACTGGCGCCCGCTCTGTACGAGGGAGCCGGAACCGCTCCCGGCGGAGGTGGTCGATCTCGCCTCGGAGCTGTACGCCGCCGGGACCAACGCCTACACCGGCGAGGACTGGTTCGCCGCGCCGCCGCTCGAGGGCGTCGTCGAACGGGTCAGGCGGCTCGACTAA
- a CDS encoding LLM class flavin-dependent oxidoreductase encodes MTRGVLLPNVSESASEVATRIEALGYDAIWTGELWGTDAFVQLTTLAAHTEGIALGTAIANVFSRSPAVLASAAAALEERSSGPVRLGVGASTPKAIEDLHGFEYDRPIRRMHETVELVKAYTAGDGRVEYDGECFSTRDFPALEADVSVYTAALGPAARRATGRVADGWLPHNIPFEGLSGAFETVSTAAREAGRDPEGIEVAPYVPAAVAEDTEEARGVVRGHLAYYVGSGEGYRRAVGERFPEEVDRIAEAWHAGERGRAREEVTDEMVAALGAAGTPDEARSRLSAIEGLETVDEPIVVVPSNADDATVERTIEALAP; translated from the coding sequence ATGACACGCGGCGTCCTGCTGCCGAACGTCTCCGAGTCGGCGTCCGAGGTCGCGACGCGAATCGAGGCGCTGGGCTACGATGCGATCTGGACCGGCGAACTGTGGGGAACCGACGCGTTCGTCCAGCTGACGACGCTCGCGGCCCACACCGAGGGGATCGCGCTCGGGACCGCCATCGCCAACGTCTTCTCGCGCTCGCCGGCCGTCCTCGCGAGCGCCGCGGCGGCGCTCGAGGAGCGCTCGTCGGGCCCCGTCCGGCTCGGGGTCGGAGCGAGCACCCCGAAGGCGATCGAGGACCTCCACGGGTTCGAGTACGACCGGCCCATCCGTCGAATGCACGAGACGGTCGAGCTGGTGAAGGCCTACACCGCGGGCGACGGGCGCGTCGAGTACGACGGCGAGTGTTTCTCGACCCGGGACTTCCCGGCGCTCGAGGCCGACGTGTCGGTCTACACCGCCGCTCTCGGGCCGGCCGCACGCCGGGCGACGGGTCGGGTTGCCGACGGCTGGCTCCCCCACAACATACCCTTCGAGGGGCTCTCCGGGGCGTTCGAGACCGTCTCGACGGCGGCTCGCGAGGCCGGACGCGACCCCGAGGGGATCGAGGTCGCCCCGTACGTCCCGGCGGCGGTCGCCGAGGACACCGAGGAGGCACGCGGCGTCGTACGCGGCCACCTCGCCTACTACGTCGGCAGCGGCGAGGGGTATCGCCGGGCGGTCGGCGAGCGGTTCCCGGAGGAGGTAGACCGGATCGCCGAGGCCTGGCACGCCGGCGAGCGCGGGCGGGCGCGTGAGGAGGTTACCGACGAGATGGTCGCGGCGTTGGGAGCGGCGGGAACGCCCGACGAGGCGCGCTCGCGGCTCTCGGCGATCGAGGGGCTCGAGACGGTCGACGAGCCGATCGTCGTCGTGCCGTCGAACGCGGACGACGCGACGGTCGAGCGCACGATCGAGGCGCTCGCCCCGTAG
- the cofG gene encoding 7,8-didemethyl-8-hydroxy-5-deazariboflavin synthase subunit CofG: protein MIPGTAEYGIDLSIDEEAIERALSVTPADVSAAGALTFARNVFVPLTTACRYTCTYCTYFDPPGEASLLSREEVREILETGVEAGCTEALFTFGDDPDGRYTEIHDQLERWGHDSIHSYLREMCELALDVGLLPHSNPGDQTAAQMAEVADVNASMGVMLETTADVTAHGGPRAKSPGQRLDTIRTAGELGVPFTTGILVGIGEGWRHRAESLLAIRELHERHGHVQEVIVQPVSNNQRWREGSPTLETLRRTTAMARAILPEEVSIQTPPNLAPARDLLDCGIDDLGGVSPVTDDHVNPDYAWPALRELEEIAEAGGVPLRERLPVYERHVEADWLSDRIREAIEAENEAGRRYRSVLTSATRA from the coding sequence ATGATTCCGGGGACGGCGGAGTACGGCATCGATCTCTCGATCGACGAGGAGGCGATCGAGCGTGCGCTGTCGGTCACGCCCGCGGACGTCTCGGCCGCCGGGGCGCTCACCTTCGCGCGGAACGTCTTCGTCCCCCTGACGACGGCGTGTCGCTACACCTGTACCTACTGCACGTACTTCGACCCTCCCGGCGAGGCGAGCCTGCTGAGCCGCGAGGAGGTACGGGAGATCCTCGAGACCGGCGTCGAGGCCGGCTGTACGGAGGCGCTGTTCACCTTCGGTGACGATCCCGACGGCCGCTACACCGAAATCCACGATCAGCTCGAGAGGTGGGGCCACGACTCGATCCACTCGTACCTGCGCGAGATGTGCGAACTCGCCCTCGACGTGGGTCTGCTCCCGCACTCGAACCCCGGCGACCAGACCGCAGCGCAGATGGCCGAGGTCGCGGACGTCAACGCGAGCATGGGCGTGATGCTCGAGACGACCGCCGACGTCACGGCCCACGGCGGTCCCCGGGCGAAGTCGCCGGGCCAGCGCCTCGATACGATCCGGACCGCGGGCGAACTCGGGGTCCCGTTCACGACGGGAATCCTCGTCGGGATCGGCGAGGGGTGGCGCCACCGGGCCGAGAGCCTCCTCGCGATCCGCGAGCTTCACGAGCGCCACGGACACGTCCAGGAGGTGATCGTCCAGCCGGTCTCGAACAACCAGCGCTGGCGCGAGGGCTCCCCGACCCTCGAGACGCTGCGCCGAACGACCGCGATGGCCCGCGCGATCCTCCCGGAGGAGGTGTCGATCCAGACGCCGCCGAACCTCGCGCCGGCCCGGGATCTGTTGGACTGCGGGATCGACGATTTAGGGGGTGTGTCGCCGGTGACGGACGACCACGTCAACCCCGACTACGCGTGGCCCGCGCTCCGCGAACTCGAGGAGATCGCCGAGGCGGGCGGCGTTCCCCTCCGGGAACGCCTGCCCGTCTACGAGCGTCACGTCGAGGCGGACTGGCTCTCCGATCGGATCCGCGAGGCGATCGAGGCCGAGAACGAGGCGGGACGTCGCTATCGGTCGGTGCTCACTTCAGCCACTCGGGCGTGA
- a CDS encoding helix-turn-helix domain-containing protein: protein MGTIAELNIPADEFALGPTFRELSDLEVEIERLVAHDHGRVMPFAWLTADDPDALEETLSTDETVEEYELISRVDGDQLYRMEWVDSIEMVIHILLEEEGTILHARGKYDGWHVRVLFPDRDSLSRTYDFADDHGLRFDVVRIYELDDERKGRFGLSDEQQETLAAATKLGYYDVPRGITQAELAEKLGVSHQALSERLRRAQKTLNENTVIIGDAEGDEPNLETE, encoded by the coding sequence ATGGGTACGATCGCGGAGCTCAACATCCCCGCCGACGAGTTCGCGTTGGGGCCGACGTTCCGGGAGCTCTCGGATCTGGAGGTGGAGATCGAACGGCTCGTCGCCCACGATCACGGTCGGGTGATGCCCTTTGCCTGGCTGACGGCCGACGACCCCGACGCGCTCGAGGAGACGCTCTCGACCGACGAGACCGTCGAGGAGTACGAGCTGATCTCGAGGGTCGACGGCGATCAGCTCTACCGAATGGAGTGGGTCGACTCGATCGAGATGGTCATCCACATCCTTCTGGAGGAGGAGGGGACGATCCTCCACGCCCGCGGCAAGTACGACGGCTGGCACGTCCGGGTGCTCTTTCCCGACCGGGACTCGCTCTCGCGGACCTACGACTTCGCCGACGACCACGGACTCCGGTTCGACGTCGTTCGAATCTACGAGCTCGACGACGAACGAAAGGGTCGGTTCGGGCTCTCGGACGAACAGCAGGAGACGCTCGCCGCGGCGACGAAGCTCGGCTATTACGACGTTCCCCGCGGGATCACCCAGGCGGAGCTGGCCGAGAAGCTCGGCGTCTCCCACCAGGCACTCTCCGAGCGGCTCCGGCGGGCACAGAAGACGCTCAACGAGAACACGGTCATCATCGGCGACGCCGAGGGCGACGAGCCGAACCTCGAGACCGAGTAG
- the cofC gene encoding 2-phospho-L-lactate guanylyltransferase: MRVVVPVAAERPKTRLADVLTGEERLEFALAMLADVLRAVRGAGGDPEVLATAPLEADAPVTVDDRPLTPAVNAALDDLPTSVVMADLPLATPASLERLFATAGDVVIAPGRGGGTNALVVRHSEFRADYHGGSFLKHRAAAAKLGSLGVVDSHRLATDVDERSDLVELLVHGDGAAADWLRDAGFELVERESRLAVTR; encoded by the coding sequence ATGCGCGTCGTCGTTCCCGTCGCCGCCGAGCGGCCGAAGACCCGCCTCGCTGACGTCCTCACCGGCGAGGAACGCCTCGAGTTCGCGCTCGCGATGCTCGCGGACGTCCTCAGGGCGGTTCGCGGCGCCGGCGGCGATCCGGAGGTGCTCGCGACCGCCCCCCTCGAGGCCGACGCGCCGGTCACCGTCGACGACCGGCCGCTGACGCCCGCGGTGAACGCGGCGCTCGACGACCTCCCGACGAGCGTGGTGATGGCGGATCTGCCGCTCGCGACGCCCGCCTCGCTCGAGCGGCTGTTCGCGACCGCCGGCGACGTCGTCATCGCGCCGGGCCGCGGCGGCGGCACCAACGCGCTCGTCGTCCGCCACTCCGAGTTCCGGGCGGACTACCACGGCGGTTCGTTCCTGAAACACCGGGCTGCCGCCGCGAAACTCGGCTCGCTGGGCGTCGTCGACTCCCACCGACTCGCGACCGACGTCGACGAACGCTCGGATCTGGTGGAGCTGCTCGTCCACGGTGACGGCGCGGCCGCCGACTGGTTGCGCGACGCGGGATTCGAACTCGTCGAGCGGGAGAGTCGCCTCGCCGTCACTAGGTGA